One genomic segment of Syntrophales bacterium includes these proteins:
- a CDS encoding ABC transporter ATP-binding protein/permease, which yields MKQLVKLFPFLRPYAKTSLLALALLTALVFFDLAIPRLVQRIIDQGIGGKNPGIVLKTALIMLGISLLSAIFTIGNNYFSVLTGEGVAFRLREALFAKIQTFSFANLDEQKTGQLLVRMTSDAGALQRVVLITLRIGTRAPLLMIGSLSLMISTNPALALTMLPLLIITSTIIILFTVKMEPLFSIVLRQLDRLNTILQENIAGIRLVKSFVRAPHEERRFEEANEAYTDRSVRSLRIISTMSPILKLCINAGIVVVVWAGGIRSVGGEMSVGEIVAFTNYLLTTMMPLIMLTVLSNVWAGGIASAKRIGEVLNTVPAVGDQPDALTLAGPVAGKLVLEDVSFCYNSGKAEPDRHKAGIEDYSAELDVHKTNAGFNKNEPALSGISLIIEAGQKVAILGATGAGKTTLVNLLPRLYDVSSGRILLDGTDVRKIRQDSLLAQFGLVPQETILFSGAIRDNIRYGNPQASDEAVEKAARIAQAHEFILNLPAGYDTHVEERGVNLSGGQKQRLAIARALLTRPAILILDDSTSSVDVETETKIHAALESSDYRPTTIIVAQRISTVLKADKIVLLEQGRIAAEGTHTELMQGSAIYREIYQSQLGNGLESEA from the coding sequence ATGAAACAGCTTGTTAAACTATTTCCTTTCCTGAGGCCATACGCCAAAACCTCCCTGCTGGCGCTGGCGCTGCTGACGGCGCTGGTTTTTTTTGACCTGGCGATACCGCGTCTGGTGCAGCGGATTATCGATCAGGGAATCGGAGGAAAAAATCCCGGGATTGTCCTGAAAACTGCGCTTATCATGCTTGGGATTTCGCTTTTGAGTGCAATTTTCACGATCGGCAACAACTACTTCTCTGTATTGACGGGGGAGGGGGTGGCCTTCCGGCTGCGCGAGGCGCTATTCGCGAAGATTCAAACCTTTTCGTTCGCCAACCTCGACGAGCAGAAAACCGGCCAGTTGCTGGTGCGCATGACGAGCGACGCCGGCGCTCTCCAGCGCGTCGTGCTGATCACGCTCAGAATCGGCACACGCGCGCCCTTGCTGATGATCGGCAGCCTGTCGCTGATGATCAGCACCAACCCCGCGCTCGCCCTGACTATGCTGCCGCTGCTAATTATTACGTCCACAATCATCATCCTTTTTACCGTAAAAATGGAACCGCTCTTCAGCATTGTCCTGCGGCAACTAGATCGCCTCAACACCATCCTGCAGGAAAATATTGCGGGCATCCGGCTGGTTAAATCATTTGTCCGCGCCCCCCATGAGGAAAGGCGTTTTGAGGAGGCCAATGAAGCTTATACAGACCGATCAGTACGGTCCTTGCGGATCATCTCTACCATGTCTCCAATCCTGAAGCTGTGCATCAATGCCGGAATCGTGGTTGTCGTATGGGCGGGCGGCATCAGGTCGGTCGGGGGCGAGATGTCCGTGGGCGAGATCGTCGCCTTTACCAACTACCTGCTGACAACGATGATGCCGCTGATAATGCTGACCGTTCTTTCCAACGTCTGGGCGGGGGGCATCGCCTCGGCAAAGCGGATTGGCGAGGTGCTCAATACCGTCCCCGCCGTCGGCGACCAGCCGGACGCGCTCACGCTGGCCGGACCGGTTGCGGGAAAACTGGTTTTGGAGGATGTTTCGTTTTGCTATAACAGCGGAAAAGCGGAACCTGATCGTCACAAAGCTGGGATTGAAGATTACTCCGCGGAGCTGGATGTTCACAAAACGAATGCCGGCTTTAATAAAAACGAACCGGCTCTATCTGGCATAAGCCTGATTATCGAAGCCGGGCAAAAAGTGGCGATCCTCGGCGCAACCGGCGCCGGCAAAACAACGCTGGTGAATCTGCTGCCGCGCCTCTACGATGTCTCCTCGGGAAGAATCCTGCTCGACGGGACGGATGTCCGTAAAATCCGTCAGGATTCACTGCTGGCGCAATTCGGGCTTGTCCCGCAGGAAACTATCCTTTTTTCCGGCGCCATTCGGGATAATATCCGCTACGGCAATCCCCAGGCAAGCGACGAGGCAGTGGAAAAAGCTGCCCGGATCGCCCAGGCGCACGAATTTATTCTCAATCTTCCCGCAGGTTACGACACGCATGTGGAAGAGCGGGGCGTCAACCTCTCCGGGGGGCAGAAACAGCGGCTCGCGATCGCACGGGCGCTGTTGACCCGCCCGGCGATCCTGATTCTTGACGACAGCACCAGCTCTGTTGACGTAGAAACAGAGACCAAAATTCATGCGGCGCTGGAGAGCAGCGACTACCGCCCCACGACAATTATCGTCGCGCAGCGGATCAGCACCGTATTGAAGGCGGACAAAATCGTGCTTCTGGAACAGGGACGTATCGCCGCCGAGGGCACGCACACCGAGCTGATGCAAGGCAGCGCCATTTACCGGGAGATTTATCAATCCCAGCTTGGCAACGGTCTTGAAAGCGAAGCTTAA
- a CDS encoding ABC transporter ATP-binding protein/permease: MRIPYQGRATGRAHGALSRYGKAFRGKVEKAQDPRHSLRRLSSYLSPYRLQLIVVCAIIIIYTILGLVGPYLMGMAIDKFIAVKKLSGLREIALLMLLAYVLENLLHGLSAWMMADISQRALKKLRGEMFSHLQRLPLSFFDNNPAGELMSRLTNDIDAVNQTVSQNFTSLFASVLSLAGIIIAMFALNFWLALVSLLIIPIILVFANFIARYTRRGFRDLQKHLGELNGVMEEAISGQKVVKTFGRGETTLATFRRSNEAVFHAAVSANVYAMLLIPLTGVLGNFFIIALAGFGGWLALGGLVSVGVIATFINYAQNFISPLRQLAGMYNSIQAALAGAERVFEILDTPPEADEAAGAAPLGSLTGDVAFEDVSFGYNKGNNIIKEMTFTARNGETLALAGPTGAGKTTIINLLTRFYEVDKGRITIEGRDIRTIGKADLRRQLGIVSQDTFLFSGTVLENIRYGRLAATDQECMEAAKLAEADPFIRQLPNGYETGLSERAGNLSQGQRQLLSIARAILAAPAILILDEATSSVDTRTEIRIQTALLRLMQGRTSFVIAHRLSTIRDASQLLVIDKGEIVEQGTHQELLGKKGLYHRLYLSQFYNK; encoded by the coding sequence ATGAGAATTCCGTATCAAGGCCGGGCGACCGGAAGAGCCCACGGCGCGCTATCCCGCTACGGCAAGGCGTTCAGAGGCAAAGTCGAGAAGGCGCAGGATCCCCGCCACTCCCTGAGGAGGCTGTCTTCCTATCTGTCACCTTACCGCCTTCAACTGATTGTCGTCTGCGCGATTATCATAATCTACACCATCCTCGGGTTGGTTGGCCCTTATCTGATGGGCATGGCAATAGACAAGTTTATTGCTGTCAAAAAACTCTCCGGACTGAGGGAAATAGCTCTTTTGATGCTGCTCGCCTACGTCCTCGAAAATCTACTTCATGGTCTTTCAGCCTGGATGATGGCCGATATTTCGCAGCGGGCCTTGAAGAAACTGCGCGGCGAGATGTTTTCCCATCTGCAGCGGCTGCCGCTTAGTTTTTTCGACAACAACCCGGCAGGCGAGCTGATGAGCCGCCTGACCAACGACATCGACGCCGTCAATCAGACGGTCTCCCAGAATTTCACCTCGCTTTTTGCAAGCGTCCTGTCGCTGGCCGGAATAATCATCGCGATGTTTGCGCTGAATTTCTGGCTGGCGCTGGTCTCCCTGCTGATCATCCCGATAATCCTCGTGTTTGCCAATTTTATCGCCCGCTATACGCGTCGGGGCTTCCGGGATCTGCAAAAACATCTCGGGGAATTAAACGGGGTGATGGAGGAGGCGATCAGCGGTCAGAAGGTGGTAAAAACCTTCGGGCGGGGTGAAACGACGCTGGCGACTTTTCGCCGCAGCAACGAGGCGGTGTTTCATGCGGCTGTTTCGGCAAACGTCTATGCCATGCTGCTGATTCCACTGACAGGCGTTCTCGGCAACTTCTTTATCATTGCGCTGGCGGGCTTCGGCGGCTGGCTGGCGCTGGGAGGCTTGGTCAGCGTCGGCGTTATCGCAACCTTCATCAACTACGCACAGAACTTCATCAGCCCCTTGCGTCAACTCGCCGGCATGTATAACTCGATCCAGGCCGCGCTGGCCGGGGCAGAGCGGGTCTTCGAGATCCTCGACACGCCACCCGAAGCGGATGAGGCCGCGGGGGCCGCACCGCTTGGTTCGCTTACGGGGGATGTCGCCTTTGAAGATGTAAGTTTTGGATATAATAAGGGAAATAATATTATAAAGGAAATGACCTTCACAGCCAGAAACGGGGAAACGCTGGCCCTGGCGGGGCCGACCGGCGCCGGCAAGACAACCATCATTAACCTCTTGACAAGATTCTACGAGGTGGATAAGGGTCGGATCACCATTGAAGGCAGGGACATCCGCACCATCGGCAAGGCCGATCTGCGCCGTCAACTGGGCATAGTGTCCCAGGATACCTTCCTTTTTTCCGGAACGGTGCTGGAAAATATCCGGTACGGCCGGCTTGCGGCAACCGACCAAGAGTGCATGGAAGCGGCAAAGCTTGCCGAGGCCGATCCCTTTATCCGCCAGCTCCCCAATGGCTACGAGACCGGCCTCTCCGAGCGGGCCGGCAATTTAAGCCAGGGACAGCGGCAGCTTTTATCGATCGCCCGGGCGATTCTCGCCGCTCCGGCCATCCTGATCCTGGACGAGGCCACAAGCTCCGTCGATACCCGCACCGAGATCAGGATACAGACAGCGCTTTTGAGGCTCATGCAGGGGCGCACCAGTTTTGTGATCGCCCATCGCCTGAGCACCATCCGCGACGCCTCTCAACTGTTGGTAATCGACAAAGGAGAAATAGTGGAACAGGGGACGCATCAGGAACTGCTTGGCAAAAAAGGGCTGTACCACCGCCTCTATCTCAGCCAGTTTTATAATAAATAA
- the ettA gene encoding energy-dependent translational throttle protein EttA, giving the protein MAIDPNKVIYSMIGVAKFYDNRPVLKDIYLSYFYGAKIGVLGLNGSGKSSLLRILAGVDHDFNGETILSAGYTVGLLEQEPQLDNTKTVRAIVEEGVQDTVNLVNEYNEINEKFAEPLSDEAMTKLLDRQATVQERLDVLDAWDLDSRLEMAMDALRCPPGDTPVKLLSGGERRRVALCRLLLQNPDILLLDEPTNHLDAESVAWLEHHLNSYAGTVIAVTHDRYFLDNVAGWILELDKGQGIPWKGNYSSWLEQKQNRLRLEEKTESARQATLQRELEWIRMSPKGRHAKAKARISSYENLLSRETEERAKDLQIYIPPGPRLGKLVIEAQGVKKSFGDRILVENMTFSLPPGGIVGIIGPNGAGKTTLFKMIIGQETPDSGTIRVGETVKLGYVDQSRDILDPEKTIWETISEKQEVIVLGDREVNSRAYVSRFNFSGTDQQKKVGRISGGERNRVHLARILKEGANVLLLDEPTNDLDVNTMRALEEALENFAGCAVVISHDRWFLDRIATHILAFEGDSAVVWFEGNYSEYEADRKARLGAAASQPHRIKYRQLTRI; this is encoded by the coding sequence ATGGCAATCGATCCCAACAAGGTTATTTACTCGATGATTGGAGTGGCAAAGTTCTACGACAACCGCCCGGTTTTGAAGGACATCTACCTGTCCTATTTCTACGGCGCGAAGATCGGGGTGCTGGGGCTAAACGGCTCCGGCAAAAGTTCGCTGCTCCGGATACTGGCCGGCGTCGATCACGATTTCAACGGGGAGACGATCCTTTCCGCCGGCTACACGGTCGGCCTGCTGGAGCAGGAACCCCAGTTAGACAACACAAAAACGGTCCGCGCGATAGTTGAAGAAGGCGTGCAGGACACGGTAAATCTCGTCAATGAATACAACGAGATAAACGAAAAATTCGCCGAGCCGCTGTCCGATGAAGCAATGACGAAACTGCTCGACCGTCAGGCAACCGTCCAGGAACGTCTTGACGTCCTCGATGCCTGGGACCTCGATTCCCGCCTCGAAATGGCGATGGACGCCTTGCGCTGCCCGCCCGGCGACACGCCGGTGAAACTGCTTTCAGGCGGCGAGCGCAGGCGGGTCGCCCTCTGCCGCCTTTTGCTGCAAAACCCCGACATCCTGCTCCTCGACGAGCCGACCAACCATCTCGACGCCGAATCCGTCGCCTGGCTGGAGCATCACCTGAATTCCTACGCCGGCACCGTCATCGCCGTCACCCACGACCGCTACTTCCTCGACAACGTCGCCGGCTGGATCCTCGAGCTGGACAAGGGGCAGGGAATTCCCTGGAAGGGGAACTACTCCTCCTGGTTAGAGCAGAAGCAAAACCGTCTGCGTCTCGAGGAAAAGACGGAAAGCGCCCGTCAGGCAACCCTCCAGAGGGAGCTGGAGTGGATCAGAATGTCGCCGAAAGGAAGGCACGCTAAAGCCAAGGCCCGGATCAGCTCGTATGAAAACCTCCTCTCCCGGGAAACGGAGGAGCGGGCAAAGGATCTGCAGATCTACATTCCGCCCGGGCCGAGGCTGGGGAAACTCGTCATCGAAGCCCAGGGCGTCAAGAAATCCTTTGGAGACCGGATACTTGTCGAGAACATGACCTTCAGCCTGCCGCCCGGCGGGATCGTCGGCATTATCGGGCCGAACGGCGCCGGCAAGACCACCCTCTTCAAGATGATCATCGGCCAGGAAACACCGGATTCCGGGACAATCCGTGTCGGCGAAACGGTCAAACTGGGCTATGTCGATCAGAGCCGGGACATCCTCGATCCGGAAAAGACGATCTGGGAGACGATCTCGGAGAAGCAGGAGGTTATTGTCCTTGGAGATCGCGAGGTAAATTCAAGGGCTTATGTGTCGCGGTTCAATTTTTCCGGAACCGATCAGCAGAAAAAGGTGGGCCGCATCTCCGGCGGCGAGCGGAACCGCGTCCATCTGGCGAGGATCTTGAAGGAGGGGGCCAACGTCCTTTTGCTCGACGAACCGACGAACGACCTCGACGTCAATACGATGCGGGCCCTCGAAGAGGCGCTGGAGAATTTCGCCGGCTGCGCGGTGGTCATCAGCCACGACCGCTGGTTTCTCGACCGGATCGCGACGCACATCCTCGCCTTCGAGGGGGACAGCGCCGTTGTCTGGTTCGAGGGGAACTATTCCGAATACGAAGCGGACCGCAAGGCGCGCCTCGGCGCGGCGGCAAGCCAGCCCCACCGGATCAAGTACCGGCAACTTACGAGAATCTGA
- a CDS encoding GNAT family N-acetyltransferase, with product MQEKKITYRAEVRRQDRDAVGLLVAATGFFSTEEIDIARELVEERLKKGESSGYFFLLAEETNRLVGYACFGPIPGTVHSFDLYWIAVHPSGQGRGIGRALLEAAEQVMAARGAQRIYVDTSSRPQYAPTRLFYTACGYREAAFLEDFYAPQDGKIIFVKAF from the coding sequence ATGCAGGAAAAGAAAATCACATACCGTGCCGAGGTGCGCCGACAAGACAGGGACGCCGTCGGCCTGCTGGTCGCGGCGACCGGATTTTTCTCGACCGAGGAGATCGACATCGCCAGGGAACTTGTTGAGGAGCGACTTAAAAAAGGCGAAAGCAGCGGCTATTTTTTTCTTCTCGCCGAAGAGACAAACCGTCTTGTCGGCTATGCCTGTTTCGGGCCGATCCCGGGGACCGTGCACAGCTTTGACCTCTACTGGATAGCTGTCCACCCGTCGGGGCAGGGCCGGGGAATCGGCCGGGCGCTGCTGGAGGCCGCGGAGCAAGTCATGGCCGCAAGGGGAGCGCAACGCATCTACGTGGACACCTCCTCCCGCCCCCAATACGCACCGACCCGCCTGTTCTACACGGCGTGCGGTTATCGCGAGGCGGCCTTCCTTGAAGATTTCTACGCCCCGCAAGACGGCAAAATCATTTTCGTAAAGGCGTTTTGA
- a CDS encoding MFS transporter, with amino-acid sequence MTKKFNVHHANQAGPSRSQAVMFIVMLGVVSLFADMNYEGGRSLSGQYINLLGASAFALSLAAGLGEFLGYGLRFFSGVLVDKTKSYWFIMFTGYGIQLCALPALALTGDWRWAVALLLLERIAKAYRKPAGDAVLAYASFAPGRGFGFGLHEAMDQIGAFLGPALLSALLFFNKDGAGLGGLRLGLLLLFVPAAGAVLALAVARHFFPHPDHFELPDKAPLIGTAGISRGLWIVIIAAGFLAAGITDFPLIAFHLNKTGNFPAAAIPLLYAGSMAVDAAAALLLGKLYDRLGYPALLILFVVEIFTAPLLFLGGTTAIVVGMTLWGVSMGTQESVLKAVIADRSAKDYRGRAFGLFQTVFGAFWFAGSSLLGWLYGVSIPALVAASVALQGIALILSIAAGTVLKKEEN; translated from the coding sequence ATGACGAAGAAGTTTAATGTCCATCATGCGAATCAAGCAGGACCGAGTCGTTCTCAAGCGGTCATGTTTATCGTCATGCTGGGGGTGGTGAGTCTCTTTGCCGACATGAACTATGAAGGCGGCCGCAGTCTGTCCGGCCAGTATATCAACCTGCTGGGGGCAAGCGCCTTTGCCCTTTCCTTGGCCGCCGGGCTGGGGGAATTCCTCGGTTACGGGCTGCGATTTTTTTCCGGAGTTCTGGTCGATAAAACAAAAAGCTACTGGTTTATCATGTTTACCGGCTACGGCATCCAGCTTTGCGCCCTGCCGGCTCTGGCCCTGACTGGGGATTGGCGCTGGGCGGTGGCGTTGCTGCTTCTGGAACGCATCGCCAAGGCCTACCGCAAGCCGGCTGGCGACGCCGTCTTGGCATACGCCTCTTTTGCGCCAGGCAGGGGCTTCGGCTTCGGTCTTCATGAGGCGATGGATCAGATCGGCGCCTTCCTGGGACCGGCCCTGCTTTCAGCCCTGCTTTTTTTCAACAAGGACGGGGCTGGCCTGGGCGGACTCCGGTTGGGGCTGTTGCTGCTTTTTGTGCCGGCTGCCGGTGCGGTGCTGGCCCTTGCGGTGGCCCGCCACTTTTTTCCCCATCCGGACCACTTTGAATTGCCGGACAAAGCCCCGCTCATCGGAACCGCCGGCATCTCCCGGGGCCTCTGGATCGTGATCATCGCCGCAGGCTTTCTGGCTGCGGGGATCACCGATTTTCCGCTGATTGCCTTCCACCTTAACAAAACTGGAAATTTCCCGGCAGCGGCCATCCCCCTGCTGTACGCAGGCTCTATGGCAGTGGACGCAGCCGCAGCCCTGCTCCTCGGAAAATTGTACGACAGGCTCGGGTACCCGGCGCTGCTTATTCTGTTTGTCGTGGAAATTTTCACGGCGCCACTGCTTTTTCTGGGCGGGACGACGGCTATTGTCGTCGGGATGACCCTATGGGGTGTCAGTATGGGCACACAGGAGTCAGTGCTGAAAGCGGTCATTGCCGATCGCTCCGCCAAAGACTATCGGGGACGGGCGTTTGGACTGTTTCAGACCGTGTTCGGCGCCTTCTGGTTTGCCGGAAGCTCCCTGCTGGGATGGCTTTACGGGGTCAGCATTCCCGCCTTGGTTGCTGCCTCGGTTGCTTTACAGGGAATCGCCCTGATATTGTCAATCGCCGCGGGGACAGTGTTGAAAAAGGAGGAGAACTGA
- a CDS encoding ATP-grasp domain-containing protein, with the protein MKIGITYDLRDDYRAAGFTDEATAEFDSPETIAAIEGALRALGFDTEPIGNIRMLAPRLVAGERWDLVFNIAEGLRGAGREAQIPALLEAWDIPCVFSDPLVLALTLHKGMTKRVIRDLGIPTPDFAVVETVLEAEALQMAFPLFAKPVAEGTGKGITAASKISEQKQLVRVCSALLANFQQPVLVESFLPGREFTVGIIGTGANAYVPAVMEVLFTKKAKQDIYSYANKEAWKGRIEYRLGKDEIAAAAAKTALAAWRGLGCRDGGRIDLRADADGVPNFIEVNPLAGLRPGHSDLPILCDLAGVSYQELISGIVNSALKRL; encoded by the coding sequence ATGAAAATCGGGATAACCTACGACCTGCGGGATGACTACCGAGCCGCGGGTTTTACGGACGAAGCAACGGCGGAGTTTGACAGTCCGGAGACGATCGCGGCGATCGAGGGGGCTCTGCGGGCCTTGGGCTTCGATACAGAGCCAATCGGCAATATCCGGATGCTTGCCCCGCGGCTGGTTGCCGGAGAGAGGTGGGATTTAGTCTTCAATATTGCCGAAGGGCTCAGGGGAGCAGGTCGGGAGGCGCAGATACCCGCACTGCTCGAGGCCTGGGATATTCCCTGTGTCTTCTCCGATCCGCTTGTCTTGGCGCTGACGCTGCACAAAGGAATGACCAAGCGCGTAATCCGCGACCTCGGGATTCCGACCCCGGATTTCGCCGTTGTCGAGACCGTTTTGGAAGCGGAGGCGCTGCAAATGGCGTTTCCGCTCTTTGCCAAACCGGTCGCCGAAGGCACGGGCAAGGGGATCACCGCCGCCTCGAAAATCAGCGAACAGAAGCAGCTTGTGCGTGTCTGCTCGGCATTGCTGGCAAATTTCCAACAGCCCGTTCTCGTAGAGTCCTTTCTGCCGGGACGGGAATTTACCGTCGGCATTATCGGCACTGGTGCGAACGCGTACGTTCCCGCGGTGATGGAGGTGCTTTTTACTAAAAAGGCAAAACAGGATATCTACTCCTACGCAAACAAGGAAGCGTGGAAAGGGCGTATCGAATATCGCCTGGGTAAGGATGAAATCGCCGCTGCCGCCGCAAAAACGGCCCTTGCAGCCTGGCGCGGGTTAGGCTGTCGCGACGGCGGGCGGATTGACCTGCGCGCTGACGCCGACGGGGTTCCCAATTTCATCGAGGTAAATCCGCTCGCCGGACTGCGGCCAGGGCATTCGGATTTGCCGATTCTCTGCGACCTTGCCGGCGTCTCCTATCAGGAGTTGATATCCGGGATTGTTAACTCCGCGCTGAAGCGTCTGTGA
- a CDS encoding dihydrodipicolinate synthase family protein: MKKTKTTGVMTPILTPFNDDLSIAADLYLSHAKWLLDQGIHYLAPFGTTGEALSMSVAERLAAVDALIDGGIDPAALMPGTGLCNLPETVTLCRHAIDRGCKAVMVLPPFFYKNASDDGLYNYFVWLIKSIDRPMLRICMYHIPPLAGIGFSPALAGRLARDFPETIFAYKDSSGNFENTKAVIAAAPGISVFPGSELFLRVGMEQGGMGCISATCNVNPAAIRYAFDVASGAKSDDLDRVNNEIVAFRKTVEEYVPIPAMKGMLALQRGDARWRNVRPPFIPARRENTEQLIAKLGNLLRPL; encoded by the coding sequence ATGAAAAAAACCAAAACGACAGGCGTGATGACGCCCATACTAACCCCTTTCAACGACGATCTGAGCATTGCCGCCGATCTGTACCTCAGTCACGCAAAATGGCTGCTTGACCAGGGCATCCATTATCTCGCCCCCTTCGGCACTACCGGCGAGGCGCTCAGCATGTCTGTGGCGGAAAGGTTGGCGGCGGTGGACGCGCTTATTGACGGGGGGATTGACCCCGCGGCGTTGATGCCGGGGACCGGTCTTTGCAATCTTCCCGAAACTGTCACGCTGTGCCGCCACGCGATAGATCGCGGGTGCAAGGCGGTGATGGTCCTGCCGCCATTCTTTTATAAAAATGCCAGTGATGACGGGTTGTATAACTACTTTGTCTGGTTGATTAAGTCGATTGATCGTCCCATGCTCAGAATCTGCATGTATCATATTCCCCCCCTGGCAGGAATAGGGTTCTCCCCGGCCCTGGCTGGCCGGTTGGCCCGGGATTTCCCCGAGACGATCTTTGCCTACAAAGACAGTTCCGGAAATTTTGAGAATACCAAGGCGGTTATTGCTGCCGCCCCCGGCATCTCGGTCTTTCCCGGCTCCGAGCTTTTTCTGCGGGTGGGCATGGAGCAGGGCGGGATGGGCTGCATCTCCGCTACCTGCAATGTCAACCCGGCGGCGATTCGTTACGCGTTTGATGTGGCCAGTGGTGCAAAATCCGATGATCTGGACCGGGTCAACAATGAAATAGTGGCGTTTCGCAAGACGGTAGAAGAGTATGTCCCCATTCCGGCGATGAAAGGGATGCTTGCCCTGCAGAGGGGAGATGCGCGTTGGCGAAACGTGCGGCCGCCCTTTATCCCTGCCCGCAGGGAAAACACGGAACAGTTGATAGCCAAACTCGGGAATTTGCTGAGGCCGCTTTAG
- a CDS encoding KamA family radical SAM protein produces the protein MEDESLLEEDAEPPGNRTEHHRQTDRRIDLSINTPLAPLLPGIPAPLAFAEGNSRQRAFRRHFFPHTTKQEWNDWHWQLRNCIRDVKSLEKMLLLSDDERQVFSGISASLPLAITPYYLSLIDPIDPLQPLRRTVVPSAWENFRSVGEEDDPLHEDATSPVPGIVHRYPDRVLFLVANACSTYCRYCTRSRSVGRRENSDSIDARWRQGIAYIAAHPEIRDVLLSGGDPLTLADEQLEWLLSNLRRIPHLEIIRIGTKIPAVLPMRITPALVKMLRRYHPLWFSIHMTHPDELTQDTARACERLADAGIPLGSQTVLLAGINDDIETMKKLFQGLLKLRVKPYYLYQCDPIVGSSHFRTPVAKGIEIIRGLRGFTSGYAVPAYVIDAPGGGGKVPLLPEYVAGREDGYLLLRNYEGRLFRYPDHWGDSPDLTALKH, from the coding sequence ATGGAAGACGAGTCACTTTTAGAGGAAGATGCGGAGCCTCCAGGCAACCGCACCGAACATCACAGGCAAACGGACAGACGCATTGACCTTTCTATAAACACCCCGTTAGCCCCTTTATTGCCAGGCATCCCGGCGCCGCTTGCTTTTGCGGAGGGAAACAGCAGACAAAGGGCCTTCCGAAGACATTTTTTCCCCCACACAACCAAACAAGAGTGGAATGACTGGCACTGGCAGTTGCGCAACTGCATCCGCGACGTAAAATCGCTGGAGAAGATGCTCCTTCTTTCCGACGACGAGCGTCAGGTGTTTAGCGGCATTTCCGCCTCTTTGCCGCTTGCGATAACACCGTATTACCTGAGTCTAATAGATCCAATTGACCCTCTTCAGCCTTTGCGCCGGACGGTTGTCCCTTCCGCCTGGGAAAATTTTCGCAGCGTCGGAGAGGAAGACGATCCGCTCCACGAGGATGCGACAAGCCCAGTGCCGGGCATTGTCCACCGCTACCCCGACCGGGTTTTGTTTCTGGTTGCGAACGCGTGTTCAACCTACTGTCGCTACTGCACGCGCTCGCGGAGTGTCGGGCGCCGTGAAAACAGCGACTCCATTGACGCCAGATGGCGGCAGGGGATCGCCTATATAGCCGCGCATCCAGAGATCAGGGATGTACTGCTGTCGGGCGGAGACCCGCTTACATTGGCCGATGAGCAGTTGGAATGGCTTTTGAGCAATCTGCGGCGGATACCCCATCTGGAAATAATCAGAATAGGTACCAAGATCCCGGCGGTTTTGCCGATGCGGATCACGCCGGCGCTGGTAAAGATGCTCAGGCGTTATCATCCGCTGTGGTTCAGCATCCACATGACCCATCCGGACGAGCTGACTCAGGATACCGCAAGGGCTTGCGAGCGCCTCGCCGATGCAGGTATTCCTTTGGGAAGCCAGACCGTGCTCCTGGCCGGGATAAATGACGATATTGAGACGATGAAAAAATTATTTCAAGGCCTGCTCAAGCTGCGAGTCAAACCGTACTATCTTTACCAGTGCGATCCTATTGTCGGTTCGTCCCATTTTCGGACGCCGGTTGCCAAGGGGATTGAGATAATAAGGGGGCTGCGGGGGTTTACCTCCGGCTACGCTGTTCCCGCCTACGTGATCGACGCCCCCGGCGGCGGCGGGAAGGTGCCGCTTCTCCCGGAATATGTCGCGGGTCGCGAAGACGGCTATCTTTTGCTGCGCAATTATGAGGGGCGCCTCTTTCGCTATCCGGATCATTGGGGCGACTCACCCGACTTGACTGCGTTGAAGCATTGA